The following nucleotide sequence is from Campylobacter coli 76339.
TCATTTTCTTTCTTTTTATAACTTTTTAAAGAGCTTATAAATTTTTTAACTTATTTTTGAGATTTCTTTTCTTATTTTTTGTAAAATTATAGTATATTTTTAAAAATTTTATTAATACATTGATTTTATCTTAATTTAATTTTAATCAAAGCAAAAGGCGAAAATGCAAACAATTGATCAAATTTTTCAAGCACAAATTGAAATTAAAAAATCTACTTTTTTATCCTATCTTTGCCCTTTTAGGGATTTTAAAAATTTGCTTGTAAATTTAAAAAAAGAACATCCTAAGGCTGTTCATTTTGTTTATGCTTATCGAACTTTAAATGAATACAATCAAATCATAGAAGATAAAAGCGATGATGGCGAGCCTAAGGGTACTTCAGGCATACCCTCTTTAAATGTTTTAAGGGGATATGATCTTATCAATACCGCAGTCATCACTGTAAGATATTTTGGTGGCACTAAACTTGGGACAGGAGGGCTTGTAAGAGCTTATAGTGATGCAGCAAATGCGGCGATTAACAATGCTTCCTTGCTGGCTTTTGAATTTAAAAAAAATATTAAAATCGCCATAGACTTTAAAAATCTCAATCGATTTGAACATTTTTTAAGAACTCACTCTTTGGAATTTGAGCGAGATTTTAAAAATGAAAAAGTGATTTTAAACTTAAATTTAAACGAAGAAGAAGAGCAAAAGTTTGAAATCTTTTGCACCAAATTTACACCTTTTGAAATAGAGAAATTATAATCCATCTTAAAGCCTCATTTGAGGCTTTAATTTAAATCGCATTGAGCAAATCACCCAAAAGACTACTGTCTTTATTTTGTCCATTTGCATTTTGATTTAAAAGATCATTATGCACGCTCGCACTTTGAGCTTTTAAGGAAAGTTCACCCTCGTTTTGCCTAAAACGATAAGCATACATACTTGACATTTGTGCGTATTGAGAGGAATTAGAGTTTGAACTTTGGGTATTGTTTTGTAAATTTCCTTCCGCACTAGAAGTACCCGAATTTTCCTCTAATTTACTTAATATATCTATAAAATCAGAATCAGAAGTCGAAGAATAATCTTCTACTTGCTTATCCACCTGCTTATACTGACCACTAATCGCATCATATTCATATGAGCTAATAGTCCTATAATTTACTTGCATAGCTTTCTCCTTTCAAAATATGCAAAAACTATGCAAGCAAAAAGTGTTCCTTAGTCGCCGTGAGTTGGTAAATGTTCTACATCAAGCTCATTATCTCTTATAAATTCTTCTTTTGCTCTTTTGCAATTTTCATCGCGTATTTTACGGTACTCGTTGCGTATAGTGATTTCTTTATCGCTTAAGGGTCTATCCTCTAAAAAACTGATGTGAAAATAAGTATCATCGCTTTTTGAATAAGTATTGTAAAAATCTATATAATCAAAATAATCCTTACCATTATCAAACTCTACCACTTCTTCTGTATAAATAGTAGGTCCAAAGCCTTTATGATTTTGGGTAAAATGTCCAAAGCCTGCGCTATACTGAATTCTAAATTTAGCCATCATTTTCTCCTAAAAATTCTTGGTAAGTTCCACGAAAATCGGTCAGTTCTCCATCTTTTAAATGCCAAATACGATTAGCAAAAGCAGAAACTAGCTCTCTATCGTGACTTATACAAAGTGCAACACCCTTGAAATTATACAAAGCTTCACCAAGGGCTATGATACTCTCAAGATCTAAATGGTTATCAGGCTCATCCAAAAGTAAAAAATTTGGACGCTCTAGCATTAAACGCGAAAGCATTAAACGATGTTTCTCTCCTCCGCTTAAACTTGCCGCCATTTTCTCTTGATCACTACCACTAAAAAGCATTCTACCTAAACACTTTCGAATTTCATCCAAATCTTTGAATTTTTCACTCATAAGCCATTCGTAAAGTTTCAAATTTTCACAAATTAAATTACTTGTATCTTGGGGAAAATATCCAAGTTCTATAGTCGCTCCAAGGTGCATAGAACCGCTATCAGGAGTAATAGCATTGGCAATGATTTTAGCCAAAGTCGATTTACCCACACCATTTGCACCAATTAGGGCAATTTTGTCATTTTTTTCGATTTTTAATTCTAAATTTGAAAACAATTCTTTATCATAAGTCTTGCTAATACCCTTAAGCTCTAAAACTTCATTTCCTATTTCACGATTTGTTCTAAAAACTATACTTGGATCCCTGCGACTTGAAATTTTAATCTCTTCAAGTTCTAATTTCTCCAAAGCTTTTGCACGACTTGTAGCTTGTTTTGCCTTAGAAGCATTCGCACTAAAACGACGGATAAAATTTTCTAATTCCTCTCTTTCTTTTAAAGTTTTATCACGTTTAAGTTCAGCTTGTTTTGCCAAAAGTGTTGAAGCCATATACCAATCATCATAATTTCCCGCAAAATCACGAATTTGCTTAAAATCCACATCTAAAATTCTTGTACAGATTTTATTTAAAAAATGCCTATCATGAGAAATCACCACCAAGGTTCCTTCGTGTCTTAAAAGCTCATTTTCAAGCCAAGAAATGGCTTCTAAATCAAGGTTGTTTGTAGGCTCATCTAAAAAAAGTACATCTGCGCCCAAAAACAATACTTGTGCAAGCAAGACTTTAAATTTATCTGCACTTTGCAAGGTGCTCATCAAAGCATCAAAATCTTTGATTTTTAAAGAGCTTAAAATTTTCTCGCAACGCGTTTCACAATCATAATTAGGATCCTCTTCGGCCGTTATCA
It contains:
- a CDS encoding FIG000605: protein co-occurring with transport systems (COG1739); translation: MQTIDQIFQAQIEIKKSTFLSYLCPFRDFKNLLVNLKKEHPKAVHFVYAYRTLNEYNQIIEDKSDDGEPKGTSGIPSLNVLRGYDLINTAVITVRYFGGTKLGTGGLVRAYSDAANAAINNASLLAFEFKKNIKIAIDFKNLNRFEHFLRTHSLEFERDFKNEKVILNLNLNEEEEQKFEIFCTKFTPFEIEKL
- a CDS encoding ABC transporter ATP-binding protein uup; this encodes MVEVKNLTMRFANQLLFENVNLKLVRGQRYGLIGANGAGKSTFLKILSGEIESSSGEVVFDEGLRVAVLGQDQFAFENYTIKDAVMCANKRLYDALKEKEKLYMSEEFTDEINERLSELEMITAEEDPNYDCETRCEKILSSLKIKDFDALMSTLQSADKFKVLLAQVLFLGADVLFLDEPTNNLDLEAISWLENELLRHEGTLVVISHDRHFLNKICTRILDVDFKQIRDFAGNYDDWYMASTLLAKQAELKRDKTLKEREELENFIRRFSANASKAKQATSRAKALEKLELEEIKISSRRDPSIVFRTNREIGNEVLELKGISKTYDKELFSNLELKIEKNDKIALIGANGVGKSTLAKIIANAITPDSGSMHLGATIELGYFPQDTSNLICENLKLYEWLMSEKFKDLDEIRKCLGRMLFSGSDQEKMAASLSGGEKHRLMLSRLMLERPNFLLLDEPDNHLDLESIIALGEALYNFKGVALCISHDRELVSAFANRIWHLKDGELTDFRGTYQEFLGENDG